The sequence TCACATTGAGCTTATGGCTGGAGATGTGTCGGTGGAATACGGACGTCTGGAACAGCTTCTGACCTGGCTTACAGCCTATGTAGCAGAATCCGATCTGAGTCCTAGAATTCAGTCCGAGACTTATGGAGAGCAGAAGGATGTCTTTCAGATTTTCAGAAAATATAGGAATGTTGATGTCGAGCGGGCAGATCATGGCTGGTTTATGGTTAATCAGTATTTACCGGCAGGTGGCAGATCGAGCGCTGCAGAAGACTTTGTGGTGGATGATTCCAACAGAGAACTGTTTACCAATACCGATGGATTGATTGTAATTGATGACTCCGGGCATCCTCCAGAATTTAAGCAGGAAGACCTGGATCGTAATCCTAATCTCTGGGCTATGGCAATGGGAATCAGTGTGGCCTATTGGGATGACTGGGCCAAAAGGCTTGGTGAGCGGTTTGTTCTGTTCTGCAGACTTTCAGATCTCGAAACTACCCGTATGGAGATGGATTGTTCCGTTAACTGGGAGACTATAGTGGCCATGTGCTTACGGGCCCTTCGGACGGATGAGGTTGGCCTCTGGGATCAGAAGCAATTACGCTTTCGATGCCATATCGTGGTGGAAATGTTTCCCCATGGTCTTCTCTATATCGGACCTGATGCTATTTTTTTCAGGCATCGTAAGGGGTGTCTGCCGGAAAAGAGTTCCCCGCGGCAGCGTGGTTCAGTACCCTGTTACGACACGCTTCTTCCTGCAATGCTGGCCATGGATGCTCTACGATTTGGAGAGTTCAATTTCAGTAGGAATTATTTTTTTGATTTCTCGAAACGTGTTCTCAATAATTGGGACCTTCTCTACAGTCATGGCTATTATTTTAAGGAAACGCTTGAGTTCCCCAATCTTGATTTTGCTAAAAGTTTTCCAGGCGGTTACGCCTGCTCTTTTGTCGATTCTAGCCCAGATCCATCCTTCTTTGAACTTCCGCCTCTCTCAGCTGACTTTGAAGTGGTGCTCGATCTTGTTGCTTCCCAGATCTGGTCTGATGAAAAGAAACGAGCCTTGAGGAGTTTCTTTTATTTTCGAAAGCCCTCTCCATCCATGGATAATATCGCTTTTGGTGCTTCCCATGGATATATGGATGAGATTGTCTCTGTTCTCCATGATTTGAAAGAGGAAGTGAACAGGAAAAATGGTTTTGGCAATCTACCAATTTTTCAAGTGGGGCACCTGCGAACGACAGATCCAGCTGAGATTGATCCTGTAATCACCCTCCAGAATGTCATGGACTCCTATGTTTCAAAAGACAATGTTCTTCGTCCTTTGTGTCTAGGGGTTTTTGGCCCTCCGGGATCCGGGAAGTCATTTGCGGTAAAAGAAGTAGCCAGGGTGATTTCGCGAAGGTTTGAAGGGGATCCATTTGATTTCTTTGAATTCAATCTCACCCAGTTTTCTTCTCCCGATGAGATAAATTCTGCTATTGAGCCGGTGCGTGCTGCAGTGGCGAGAGGAAAGGTGCCCATCGTCTTCTGGGATGAATTTGATTGCCGCTATGATGGACATGAATTTGGCTATCTTCGTTATTTCCTCCCTTCAATGCAGGATGGTGT comes from Desulfocapsa sulfexigens DSM 10523 and encodes:
- a CDS encoding ATP-binding protein, with amino-acid sequence MSEYDQKVTLLGSNVKIRNLPIKQVSLLEEGNLPAYGYNPGDHIELMAGDVSVEYGRLEQLLTWLTAYVAESDLSPRIQSETYGEQKDVFQIFRKYRNVDVERADHGWFMVNQYLPAGGRSSAAEDFVVDDSNRELFTNTDGLIVIDDSGHPPEFKQEDLDRNPNLWAMAMGISVAYWDDWAKRLGERFVLFCRLSDLETTRMEMDCSVNWETIVAMCLRALRTDEVGLWDQKQLRFRCHIVVEMFPHGLLYIGPDAIFFRHRKGCLPEKSSPRQRGSVPCYDTLLPAMLAMDALRFGEFNFSRNYFFDFSKRVLNNWDLLYSHGYYFKETLEFPNLDFAKSFPGGYACSFVDSSPDPSFFELPPLSADFEVVLDLVASQIWSDEKKRALRSFFYFRKPSPSMDNIAFGASHGYMDEIVSVLHDLKEEVNRKNGFGNLPIFQVGHLRTTDPAEIDPVITLQNVMDSYVSKDNVLRPLCLGVFGPPGSGKSFAVKEVARVISRRFEGDPFDFFEFNLTQFSSPDEINSAIEPVRAAVARGKVPIVFWDEFDCRYDGHEFGYLRYFLPSMQDGVTYVNGIPRFIGRAIFVFAGGVKASWGGMEKLLDPTDREALAMMKTLKIPDFMSRLRVVLDIDGIEIPDILLRDSATSTDLEELRRILLKRAFIIAHQMDTHWKKAARKTSGLLLRLLLSRYKFGARSIEAVIEASRASDRLVYGLPELIAPSAARIHAEWRIDLERRIDLLRKQDGMRAVW